In one Bactrocera tryoni isolate S06 chromosome 5, CSIRO_BtryS06_freeze2, whole genome shotgun sequence genomic region, the following are encoded:
- the LOC120778630 gene encoding uncharacterized protein LOC120778630 produces the protein MNNSAQLCEPMEQVPGAKRRTVVGPWKDVREFRNVYELLFDEDTDVDQQKRGLSQINVWSLRRSTQCPAGVLATKALLEVQHLDKAEGQQASSESVVQTLYASAFTRFFNFMSSTMQTHNMRTMYDTARMLGLPSFVVDLRHICAHGQVLPPIDILRTSVSYCLNWLRNYYWFPQLESMCDVEASKIRRMDKTLFEENITKLFVIYDAALECYCKGAHNMKSGKRHISGKRLAQLRVYYAESKLTSLKDTLEFVVKEIIALVKREIGIKDMSEIFIEALFKMKYFFNIGESHSSGEPLEFIIAATHSFFRMLAVYGFIEDVFYSFIELAENTNALEQRRTGASFWAVRIAAGFVAFRKCKQMYKAELDENPNTTDFDFTCLNQENISKKMRRHLIYAGVDLKCTPIFGDSMRRPWVWVVERSFVEQKLRDINQYNAPIIKSILPLVEPPLTTSEIRGISLLIDAYFGKRVGLKKNAAEQTNDDETIHTASELLQALEKQNSTHEKMDCEVSEPVVNDKEQYGIWTIEKNDELINWSVCPLGRLPWE, from the exons atgaataacaGCGCGCAGCTGTGTGAACCCATGGAGCAAGTGCCGGGAGCAAAGAGGCGAACTGTTGTTGGTCCATGGAAAGATGT TAGGGAATTTCGCAACGTCTATGAATTATTATTCGATGAAGATACCGATGTGGATCAACAAAAACGTGGACTAAGTCAAATTAATGTTTGGAGTCTGCGCCGTAGTACACAATGTCCAGCAGGTGTGCTCGCAACTAAAGCGCTTTTAGAAGTGCAGCACTTAGATAAGGCTGAAGGCCAACAAGCATCTTCTGAGAGTGTTGTGCAAACGTTGTATGCGAGCGCCTTCACACGTTTCTTTAATTTCATGTCATCGACGATGCAAACACATAATATGCGTACAATGTACGACACAGCACGTATGCTGGGACTACCGTCGTTTGTTGTAGATTTGCGACACATTTGCGCGCACGGACAAGTTCTACCGCCCATTGACATACTACGGACCTCCGTAAGCTATTGTTTGAATTGGTTACGAAATTACTACTGGTTTCCACAGTTAGAGTCAATGTGTGATGTGGAAGCGAGTAAAATACGTCGCATGGATAAAACGCTTTTCGAAGagaatataacaaaattatttgtaatttacgATGCAGCATTGGAATGCTATTGTAAAGGTGCGCATAATATGAAAAGTGGAAAGCGACATATTAGCGGCAAGCGGCTGGCACAATTGCGTGTATATTATGctgaaagtaaattaacttctTTAAAAGATACGCTCGAATTCGTTGTAAAGGAAATAATTGCATTGGTCAAACGAGAGATCGGAATCAAAGatatgtctgaaattttcatagaagcTCTATTcaagatgaaatattttttcaatattggaG agTCTCATAGCTCTGGTGAGCCACTTGAATTCATAATTGCTGCGACGCACAGTTTTTTCCGCATGTTGGCAGTTTATGGCTTTATTGAGGATGTATTTTATAGTTTCATAGAATTGGCAGAGAATACAAACGCATTGGAACAACGCCGAACTGGGGCTAGTTTTTGGGCAGTACGAATAGCCGCCGGCTTTGTGGCGTTTAGAAAATGCAAGCAAATGTATAAAGCTGAATTGGATGAG AATCCCAacaccacagattttgatttcACCTGTTTGAAccaagaaaatatttcgaagaaaATGAGACGGCACTTAATTTATGCAGGTGTCGATCTTAAATGTACACCAATTTTTGGGGACTCTATGCGTCGACCTTGGGTCTGGGTGGTTGAAAGAAGTTTTGTTGAACAAAAATTGCGCGATATCAATCAGTATAATGCACCAATTATTAAAAG catACTACCGCTGGTGGAGCCGCCGCTAACTACTTCGGAAATTCGAGGCATTTCGCTGCTTATTGATGCCTACTTTGGCAAGCGAGTTGGCCTTAAAAAGAATGCTGCTGAGCAAACAAATGACGACGAAACCATACACACCGCAAGTGAACTATTGCAAGCGCTTGAAAAGCAGAACAGCACTCATGAAAAAATGGATTGCGAAGTTTCAGAACCAGTGGTAAATGATAAAGAACAGTATGGCATTTGGACGATAGAAAAAA atGATGAATTAATCAATTGGTCGGTGTGTCCTTTGGGGCGTTTACCATGGGAGTAA